In the Drosophila gunungcola strain Sukarami unplaced genomic scaffold, Dgunungcola_SK_2 000001F, whole genome shotgun sequence genome, one interval contains:
- the LOC128261753 gene encoding replication protein A 32 kDa subunit, whose translation MNDSFGDFNATQTATAGAASNQKGEGIVPLVIKQIVDAPEGNIELFGMQYAMACVVAIVRNIETSSTKITYTLEDHSGRIDAHYWLEEGDALKAPEVMLNNYVKVYGTTRSQAGQKTLMVFKLLPILDPNEVCTHLLEALNARYRAEDYQNKGGSSAVAPSGSGSISDFTASQSSAIVSGLDPKQQAVFQAIKSNVSEEGISRKELKAKFSHISDSELTNIVDFMISEGHIYSSIDADHFICTM comes from the exons ATGAATGATTCGT tTGGAGATTTCAATGCCACACAAACTGCGACCGCTGGAGCCGCCAGCAATCAAAAGGGAGAG GGAATTGTGCCATTGGTAATAAAGCAGATTGTGGATGCGCCGGAGGGAAACATCGAGTTGTTCGGCATGCAATATGCCATGGCCTGTGTGGTGGCCATAGTGCGAAACATCGAGACCTCCTCGACCAAGATCACTTACACCCTGGAGGATCACAGTGGCCGAATCGATGCACATTATTGGCTGGAGGAGGGCGATGCCCTGAAGGCCCCCGAGGTCATGCTCAATAACTATGTGAAGGTCTATGGCACCACGCGATCGCAGGCAGGTCAGAAAACGCTGATGGTCTTTAAATTGCTACCCATTTTGGATCCCAACGAGGTGTGCACCCATCTCCTGGAAGCTCTCAATGCCCGCTATAGGGCAGAGGACTACCAGAACAAGGGAGGATCCTCAGCCGTTGCTCCGTCGGGCTCCGGCTCCATATCCGATTTCACCGCCTCCCAGAGCTCGGCCATTGTCAGTGGGCTGGATCCCAAGCAGCAGGCCGTATTCCAGGCCATCAAGAGCAATGTTTCCGAGGAGGGCATCTCCCGCAAGGAACTTAAAGCCAAATTCTCCCACATAAGCGACTCCGAGTTGAC CAATATTGTGGACTTTATGATTTCCGAGGGACATATTTACTCCAGCATTGATGCCGATCACTTCATTTGCACTATGTAA